Genomic window (Marmota flaviventris isolate mMarFla1 chromosome X, mMarFla1.hap1, whole genome shotgun sequence):
CCGCAGGGGCTGCAGTAGGGAAATAATTTGGACGTTTCGCTCCCGCCCTTACTTTGCAGACATCCCCCACCCCTACCAtccctgtcctcccctcccctcccctcccctccccggcGAGCCCTCTGTCATTTGGGGGTACTGGGAAATGGGTGTGCCAGCCTCTGTAAAAGAGATGGCAGGTTTGGCGCTGTCTGAGCTTCACAGGAGGGGGGAACCCTGAAAACCACCGTTCTAATACCCAGACTGCTTTTACAGACACCTCTGGCTCGCAAGGCTTTTCACCCTCATCTTTTCAGTCCTGGAAAAGGAATTCGGGTATGTAGGAGGGAGAAATGGCGGTTATCGGAGGActggtgtggggggagggggcgggaggCGGAGCCCACAGCGGAGAAACCCTGGAAAATCACGACCCTGAAAGCGAGAAGGCAGACGTTAGGGCTCCTGTTCTGCAGGATAATGCAGTCTAACGCTAGGCCTGGAGGTTAAGGAGTAAAAAATAGGGGAGTGACACTAGATCGACTGGCTAAAATCCCCCATGCTGCGACTGATCCAGCATTCGGTAGAAGTACCCCGTCTCACCAATTCCCACCCACTCCTTCTCCCCCGCCCCTGCCGCCTCCCGTCGCCTCCCGCTAGGGTGCAGAAGAAGGGGTGTGGCGGTGTTCCTGGAGAAATGGCGGCTGGGGGCGGggcaaagaggaaggaggggTTGAGTGCCTGGGGAGCCTGCGCAAGAGGGGGGATTGGGAGTGGTATAGGAGGAATAGAGGAAACGAGGGAATTGAGAGGTAGAATTGTTGAACATTTTGGTGTGCGAATAATACTGAAAGGCGATTAATAGGAATCTTGTTCTGGGTGCTGATCCATCCACCAGGCTTTCAGTCTCCAACGTCTGCAGTCTGTATTTCTGCCCTTTAGTCTGTCTTTAGCATGAAGCTCTAACTGAACCGAAGGAAGAAGCAACCCTGAAACCTCCGAGGTCAGTGTTGAGGGTGGCAACTGTCTGGGGACCGTCGTGTGGGTGTGGCAGAAATCAGAGCAGAGTAAGACCATAGCTCCTCCTCCTGCATCTTCTCCTGAAAAGATACCCCTTGCCCAGGCCAGTATTTTTTGGTGCAGAGGAAGGGGTGTGGCATTCACCTTAGTTAATAGTTTAAGGAGAAAAGgctagggaggaaaaaaaggaaccttagtaggggggagggggagggatttTGATCCACAAGAATACAAATCATGAAGGGAACCAGAATATGTTCACCAAAGACTCAAAAAAAGCCTTTTGTTATCTGTCTGCAGGTCCATTTGCCTCTTAGGCTCTGTGCAACTGCAGGTCCAGTGGAAAACAGCTAACTGCTTCTCATCCCAGGAAGGTGGTATGTGTACCATCTAGGCACCTAcacgggtgggggtggggacttcAGGACTGAATCTGAGAGTTCTCACTCTCCACTAGTCTTCATACTGCCTCTCATCTAGGGTCAAGGAAATTCTGTTTTCACTGAGAGGACAAGCTAGGGTGAAGATAGGACCTGTTCTCTAAATCAGCAAACACAGGCCGTGGCACATGTATTTGGATGCTAGCACACCCACAAAGTGTTGTGCTCCTAAACTCTCTTGTAAGTAGGCCTGGTTAGACACAAAGGgagccagagccctaaacctcattttttttattaaaatttttttatacctttattttatctatgtatttttatgtggtgctgaggatcaaaacccagggcctcacacatgctagatgagcactctactgctgagccacaaccccagcccaccctaACCTCATTTCTAACATTTACCCCAGGGTTCTGCTCAGCtcacagcctcagcaaaactcaCAAGCCTGAGCTGAAGACCTCACCTTGGCGTGCACACATCCCACTTAGGCAAGCCAATTCTACACCCTGGATCAGAGAATCACAGCAGTTGCACCATGAGCCGTGTTCGGGATGCTGGCTGTGTAGCTGCAGGGATAGTGATTGGGGCTGGTGCCTGGTACTGCGTCTACAAATACACCAGGGGAAGAGACCAGAAGAAGAAGAGACTGGCCAAGCCCAAGAACCGGGCTGCAGCTGGGACTGGAGCCAGGGCTAAAGCTGGGCTAAGGGCTGGGTTCACTATTGACCTTGGGCCAGGATTCAGTCCCCCAGCCCCAGTCCATACTGGGGCAGAGGACAAGGCTCAGGATGAAGCCTCTGCTCTTGATACTACAGGAGCTGAGACAGTGGTCCCAGCTGTGTCTAGCCCTGAGGCTCAGAGTGGGGCAGGAAATCAGGTCCAGGAGACAGATGGAGCTGGAGTTGGGCCTAAGACTGAATCAGTAGTcgtggctgcagcagcctcttcAGTGGCACCACCTCCTATAGTGGCAGAGGCTCCCACAGCTGCAGAGGTCCCTGCAGTGGCAGAAGCTCCCAGCACAGCAGAGGCGTCAAGGGCTTCAGCACCTCCCAGAGCGGCAGTGACTCCCGGGGCAGCAGCACCTCCCAGGGCAGCAGCACCTCCCAGGGCAGCAGTGACTCCCGGGGCAGCAGCAGCACCTCCCAGGGCAGCAGTGACTCCCGGGGCAGCAGCAGCACCTCCCAGGGCAGCAGTGAGTCCCGGGGCAGCAGCAGCACCTCCCAGGGCAGCAGTGAGTCccggggcagcagcagcagcacctccCAGGGCAGCAGTGAGTCCCGGGGCAGCAGCAGCACCTCCCAGGGCAGCAGTGACTCCCGGGGCAGCAGCAGCACCTCCCAGGGCAGCAGCGACTCCCGGGGCAGTGGCACCTCCCGGGGCAACAGCACCTCCCAGGGCAGCGGCACCTCCCGGGGCAGCGACACCTCCCGGGGCAGCAGCACCTCCCAGGGCTGCAGCACCTCCAGGGGCAGCAGCAACTCATGGGGCAGTGGCAGCTCATGGGGGAGCAGCAGCAGCTTCCGGGGCAGCAGCAGTGCCTCCCAGGGCAGTAGCACCTCCTAGAGCAGCAGTGTCTCCTGGTACAGCAGCACCTCCCAGGGCAGCAGCATCTGCTGTGGTGACAGCAGCCTCAGAAGCTGTGGAGGCTCCTGGGGTGGCAACACCTACTGAGGTAGCCCGGACTTCTGGAATGGCAGCACCTGCAGAGGTGGTTGAGTCTCCTGTGCCCACACAGCCTGCTGGGTCAGCAGCACCTACTGGGGCTGCAGAGGCTCCTGGAACTTCAGGGTCCCCTAGAACAGCAGTAGCTGGCAAGAAAGCAACCCCTGGGGCTCACACTGGGGCTATACCTAAGGCTGCCTCTGCCACTGGAGCTGTGCCCAAAGGTGGAGCCAAGGGTGGAACCCGGTCCCGGACTGGAGGCAAAGGCAAGAGCAAGAAAAGCAAGGTTGAAGTAGATGAATTGGGAATGGGATTCCGCCCTGGGGATGGGGCTGCAGCAGCTGCTGCAGCCTCCGCTAATGGGGGAGAGGCTTTCCTAGCAGAGGTCCCTGATTCTGAGGAAGGGGAATCTGGTTGGACTGACACAGAGTCGGATTCAGATTCTGAACCAGAAACCCAGcgcagagggagagggaaaaaaccTGTTCCCATTCAGAAGCGCCCCTTTCCTTATGAAATTGATGAGATTCTGGGTGTCCGAGATCTCAGGAAAGTACTTGCCTTGCTTCAGAAATCAGATGATCCCTTCATTCAACAGGTAGCTTTGCTCACCTTGAGCAACAATGCCAATTATTCATGTAACCAAGAGACGATTCGCAAATTGGGAGGCCTCCCAATTATTGCAAACATGATCAACAAAACTGATCCCCACATTAAAGAAAAAGCCTTAATGGCCATGAATAACTTGAGTGAAAATTATGAAAACCAGGGCCGTCTTCAGGTATACATGAACAAAGTAATGGATGATATTATGGCCTCTAACCTGAACTCAGCAGTACAGGTAGTTGGACTAAAATTTTTAACGAACATGACTATTACCAATGACTACCAGCACCTGCTTGTCAATTCCATTGCAAACTTTTTCCGTTTGTTATCTCAGGGAGGTGGGAAAATCAAGGTTGAGATTCTGAAAATACTTTCCAATTTTGCTGAAAATCCAGATATGCTTAAAAAACTTCTCAGTACCCAAGTGCCATCATCATTTAGTTCC
Coding sequences:
- the Armcx2 gene encoding armadillo repeat-containing X-linked protein 2 produces the protein MSRVRDAGCVAAGIVIGAGAWYCVYKYTRGRDQKKKRLAKPKNRAAAGTGARAKAGLRAGFTIDLGPGFSPPAPVHTGAEDKAQDEASALDTTGAETVVPAVSSPEAQSGAGNQVQETDGAGVGPKTESVVVAAAASSVAPPPIVAEAPTAAEVPAVAEAPSTAEASRASAPPRAAVTPGAAAPPRAAAPPRAAVTPGAAAAPPRAAVTPGAAAAPPRAAVSPGAAAAPPRAAVSPGAAAAAPPRAAVSPGAAAAPPRAAVTPGAAAAPPRAAATPGAVAPPGATAPPRAAAPPGAATPPGAAAPPRAAAPPGAAATHGAVAAHGGAAAASGAAAVPPRAVAPPRAAVSPGTAAPPRAAASAVVTAASEAVEAPGVATPTEVARTSGMAAPAEVVESPVPTQPAGSAAPTGAAEAPGTSGSPRTAVAGKKATPGAHTGAIPKAASATGAVPKGGAKGGTRSRTGGKGKSKKSKVEVDELGMGFRPGDGAAAAAAASANGGEAFLAEVPDSEEGESGWTDTESDSDSEPETQRRGRGKKPVPIQKRPFPYEIDEILGVRDLRKVLALLQKSDDPFIQQVALLTLSNNANYSCNQETIRKLGGLPIIANMINKTDPHIKEKALMAMNNLSENYENQGRLQVYMNKVMDDIMASNLNSAVQVVGLKFLTNMTITNDYQHLLVNSIANFFRLLSQGGGKIKVEILKILSNFAENPDMLKKLLSTQVPSSFSSLYNSYVESEILINALTLFEIIYDNLRAEVFNYREFNKGSLFYLCTTSGVCVKKIRALANHHDLLVKVKVIKLVNKF